A genomic window from Camelina sativa cultivar DH55 chromosome 2, Cs, whole genome shotgun sequence includes:
- the LOC104737641 gene encoding LOW QUALITY PROTEIN: tetraspanin-4-like (The sequence of the model RefSeq protein was modified relative to this genomic sequence to represent the inferred CDS: inserted 1 base in 1 codon), translating into MRSTNNLIGLVNFFTFLLSIPILGGGIWLSSRANSTDCLRFLQWPLIGIGISIMVVSLAGIAGACYQNKFLMWLYLFAMFLVIAALIGFITFAYAVTDKGSGRFVMNRXVYLRDYSGWLKDRVTDNGYWSGIRSCVRDSGVCKKIARDLNGVPETPQMFYFRKLTPIESGCCKPPTDCGYTYVNETVWIPGGEMVGLNPDCMLWNNDQRVLCYQCSSCKAGVLGSLKKSWRKVSVINIVVLIILVIFYVIAYAAYRNVKRIDNDEAVGEARMTKSHPSHFQI; encoded by the exons ATGAGATCAACTAATAACCTTATAGGTCTCGTAAACTTCTTCACTTTCCTCCTATCTATTCCAATCCTCGGCGGTGGAATATGGCTGAGCAGCCGAGCTAACTCAACCGACTGCCTCAGATTCCTCCAGTGGCCACTCATCGGCATCGGAATCTCAATCATGGTCGTTTCTTTAGCCGGAATAGCCGGAGCTTGTTATCAGAACAAGTTCCTCATGTGGCTTTACCTTTTCGCCATGTTCTTAGTAATCGCTGCTCTCATCGGTTTCATCACCTTCGCTTACGCTGTCACTGATAAAGGCTCAGGCCGGTTCGTGATGAACC CGGTATATCTCCGTGATTATTCCGGTTGGTTAAAGGATCGTGTCACTGATAATGGTTACTGGAGTGGAATCAGATCGTGTGTTAGAGATTCTGGAGTTTGTAAGAAGATTGCTAGAGATTTAAATGGTGTTCCTGAAACTCCTCAGATGTTTTACTTCAGAAAGCTTACTCCTATTgag TCGGGATGTTGCAAGCCGCCAACAGATTGTGGCTATACGTATGTGAACGAGACGGTTTGGATTCCGGGAGGTGAAATGGTGGGACTGAACCCGGACTGTATGTTGTGGAACAATGACCAGAGAGTACTCTGTTACCAATGTAGCTCTTGTAAAGCTGGTGTTCTTGGTAGCTTGAAAAAGAGTTGGAGAAAAGTATCGGTGATCAACATAGTGGTTTTGATCATACTTGTTATCTTCTATGTCATCGCCTACGCTGCTTACCGGAATGTTAAGAGGATTGATAATGACGAAGCGGTTGGTGAGGCAAGGATGACCAAATCCCATCCTAGtcattttcaaatttga
- the LOC104737628 gene encoding tRNA-splicing endonuclease subunit Sen2-2, whose translation MAPRWKWKGAEAKALAEPISNSVSELQLSLAKTESSGTLSSSNVLLAVEPEQAELLDRCCFGRLILSAEKVKKWIQLSFEEAFFLFYNLKCIKIFLQGRCLENEVDTWMYMKSKRPNFPMFYKAYSHLRSKNWVLRSGLQYGVDFVAYRHHPSLVHSDYSVLVQSGDSDRLRVWSDIHCTVRLSGSVAKTLLTLYVNGNFKGEDLNLPLCLENFTVEEQTISRWSPQLSREDETTNSKPNVTTVSNLKTL comes from the coding sequence ATGGCGCCGAGATGGAAATGGAAAGGTGCTGAAGCAAAAGCTCTTGCAGAACCTATTTCAAATTCAGTCTCAGAGCTCCAGCTTTCACTAGCCAAAACAGAGTCCTCGGGTACTCTCTCGAGTTCCAATGTGCTTCTAGCAGTTGAGCCAGAGCAAGCTGAGCTTCTCGACCGTTGTTGTTTTGGCAGACTCATTCTATCTGCAGAGAAAGTTAAGAAATGGATTCAGTTATCGTTTGAAGaagctttctttttgttctacAATCTCAAATGCATCAAAATCTTTCTTCAAGGTCGTTGCTTGGAGAATGAAGTAGACACATGGATGTACATGAAATCAAAAAGACCAAACTTTCCAATGTTTTACAAAGCTTATTCACATTTACGGTCGAAGAACTGGGTTTTGAGATCAGGGTTGCAGTACGGTGTCGATTTCGTGGCGTACCGTCACCATCCATCTCTTGTCCACTCTGATTACTCGGTTTTGGTTCAGTCTGGTGACAGTGATCGGTTAAGAGTGTGGTCAGATATCCATTGTACTGTTCGGTTAAGTGGAAGTGTTGCGAAAACGTTGCTGACTCTCTACGTCAATGGTAACTTCAAAGGAGAGGATCTGAATCTACCTTTGTGTTTGGAGAACTTCACAGTGGAAGAACAGACAATAAGTAGGTGGAGTCCACAACTTAGTCGTGAAGATGAAACcacaaattcaaaaccaaatgtTACCACTGTGAGTAATTTGAAAACCCTTTGA
- the LOC104737650 gene encoding uncharacterized protein LOC104737650: MEETLAASRSSRSRTPQRPPSPPPVVATCGIIVVEDEPKPTTAKTSRRYSFDFRRAVGEGNSKGKGTVTGVVRTDERNPNTAVGNSRNTSGNLPSPGESAGEGSSTVHAAAGRFDGNVRYRLYFKGLVNEENGKGKMTDVLAGFGVAICDLRDNLLFEMKGPLIGHGVSRQGAELKALIRGLTEALKLGIKRIVFCCDSYPIFQFARGKYVAKQKKISLLLNDLQGIMQQFSSSQPVLVDGNDVKFAYKLARESMLSKVTPREDPRQAKAARKEKCAICFNDIYAERMFSVDKCRHRFCFRCVKQDVEVNLLQGMVPKCPHDGCKTELGIDTCGKLLTPELSKMWQQRLIENAIPVTERVYCPYPWCLALMSKTKISETAKSLLSLYPKSGVRRCVECRGLFCVDCKVPWHANMSCTEYKKLHPNPPADEDDDEDEDDYDYNDFLLHFAHAMNDPKPEEPFDPFFDLPDGVIFTPDMLSPKSRRQLYQSDDDDSDEDEFGEYYTRKNLEALCANADEDDEYFGKYGKYTIMYDSDGYELEDFTNPFHPDYPHF, encoded by the exons ATGGAGGAGACACTCGCCGCTTCTCGCTCTTCCCGATCTCGTACTCCACAACGACCACCGTCTCCGCCTCCGGTTGTTGCCACGTGTGGTATCATCGTCGTTGAAGACGAGCCGAAGCCGACGACGGCTAAGACAAGTAGACGTTACAGTTTCGATTTCAGAAGAGCCGTCGGCGAAGGGAACTCTAAAGGAAAAGGCACTGTCACTGGTGTTGTACGTACGGATGAAAGAAACCCTAACACTGCAGTTGGCAACTCCCGTAACACTTCCGGGAACTTACCCTCGCCGGGAGAATCAGCCGGAGAAGGTAGTTCGACGGTTCACGCTGCTGCTGGAAGATTTGATGGGAACGTACGGTATAGGCTTTACTTTAAGGGTTTGGTAAACGAAGAGAACGGGAAGGGGAAGATGACCGACGTATTGGCTGGATTTGGTGTTGCTATTTGTGACCTGAGGGATAATTTGTTGTTCGAGATGAAGGGACCATTGATTGGCCATGGCGTGAGTCGTCAGGGAGCGGAGCTCAAGGCATTGATACGAGGACTTACCGAAGCTCTGAAGTTGGGGATCAAACGTATCGTcttttgttgtgattcttaTCCTATTTTCCAATTC GCCAGGGGAAAGTATGTGGCTAAGCAAAAGAAGATTTCCTTGTTGTTAAATGATCTCCAAGGCATCATGCAACAATTTTCATCTAGTCAGCCTGTTCTGGTGGATGGAAATGATGTGAAATTTGCTTATAAGCTTGCAAGGGAATCAATGCTTTCTAAGGTCACCCCTCGTGAAGATCCTCGCCAGGCAAAAGCAGCTCGGAAAGAGAAGTGTGCTATCTGTTTCAACGACATCTATGCTGAGCGCATGTTTTCTGTTGACAAATGCCGTCACCGCTTTTGCTTTCGATGTGTGAAACAAGATGTAGAGGTGAATCTGCTTCAAGGAATGGTTCCGAAATGTCCTCACGATGGCTGCAAGACTGAGCTGGGTATCGATACCTGTGGGAAACTTTTGACTCCGGAGCTGAGTAAAATGTGGCAACAAAGACTTATAGAGAATGCAATACCTGTCACAGAGAGAGTTTACTGCCCTTACCCGTGGTGCTTGGCTTTGATGTCCAAAACCAAGATTTCTGAAACTGCCAAGAGCTTACTGTCTCTTTATCCTAAATCTGGAGTTAGGAGATGTGTTGAATGTCGTGGTCTCTTCTGTGTAGACTGTAAAGTTCCGTGGCATGCAAATATGTCCTGCACCGAGTATAAGAAATTGCATCCTAACCCTCCAGcagatgaggatgatgatgaagatgaagatgattacGACTATAATGACTTCCTCCTTCATTTTGCGCATGCGATGAATGATCCTAAGCCTGAAGAGCCCTTCGACCCCTTCTTCGACTTGCCAGATG GTGTGATCTTTACCCCCGATATGTTGTCTCCCAAGAGTCGTCGCCAATTGTACCAgtcggatgatgatgattcagatgAGGATGAGTTTGGCGAATACTATACCCGTAAGAATCTGGAAGCACTCTGTGCTAATGCAGATGAGGATGACGAATACTTTGGAAAGTATGGAAAGTACACAATAATGTACGACTCGGACGGCTATGAACTCGAGGACTTCACGAACCCTTTCCATCCTGACTATCCTCACTTCTGA
- the LOC109124880 gene encoding L-type lectin-domain containing receptor kinase I.7 codes for MIRGLLLGIIWVIFCVCPSFQQETTFVYNNFGQAADDHLHLDGSARIIPRGGGILQLTNATGSQIAHVFFKKPIEFKTSESVSFSTHFVCALLPAGDPSGHGITFFLSDSTGFKGAEATRYFGIFNRSGSTSTRVLAVELDTSIASDVKDISDNPVGIDVNSAVSVASDNASYFSDNEGKKIDIKLLSGDPIQVWVDYQGTTLNVSLAPLKNKKPSQPLLSNTTINLTDILQSRRMFVGFSGSTGSSMSYQYVLGWSFSKSMASLPNIDFSKLPKIPHTNTKKNSPSPVLIVLLGLIAFIVLGILVAAYLYRRNLYSEVREEWEKEYGPLRYSYKSLYKATKGFNRNEFLGRGGFGEVYKGTLSRSRELREVAVKRVSHDGEHGMKQFVAEIVSMRSLKHRSLVPLLGYCRRKHELLLVSEYMPNGSLDHYLFDHDRSSLPWWRRLMILKDIASALSYLHTEADQVVIHRDIKAANVMLDAEFNGRLGDFGMSRLYDRGADPSTTAAVGTVGYMAPELTTMGASTGTDVYAFGVFLLEVTCGRRPVEPGLPAAKRFLIKWVGECWKRSSLIDARDPRLTEFSSQEVEKVLKLGLLCANLAPDSRPAMEQVVQYLNGNLALPEFWPNSPGIGVLTPMALSPAPLVIPSLSFSSSSSNNSMFITHSVLYGSGR; via the coding sequence ATGATTCGAGGATTGCTTCTGGGAATCATCTGGGTGATATTTTGTGTTTGTCCATCATTTCAACAAGAGACGACGTTTGTTTACAACAACTTTGGTCAAGCAGCTGATGATCATCTTCACCTTGACGGTAGTGCAAGAATCATTCCCCGTGGTGGTGGTATCCTGCAACTGACAAATGCAACGGGTTCTCAAATAGCTCATGTTTTCTTCAAGAAGCCGATTGAGTTCAAAACATCTGAATCAGTCTCGTTCTCGACACATTTTGTGTGTGCACTGCTCCCTGCAGGTGATCCGAGTGGCCATGGCATAACTTTTTTTCTGTCTGATTCCACTGGTTTTAAAGGCGCAGAGGCAACTCGATACTTCGGGATTTTCAACAGAAGTGGATCTACTTCCACACGTGTCTTGGCTGTAGAGCTTGATACTTCTATAGCTTCAGATGTGAAAGACATCAGCGATAATCCTGTTGGGATTGATGTGAACAGCGCCGTGTCTGTGGCATCTGACAACGCTTCTTATTTTTCAGACAACGAAGGGAAGAAGATAGACATCAAACTCTTGAGTGGTGATCCTATCCAGGTTTGGGTGGACTATCAAGGAACAACACTGAACGTTTCGTTGGCTCCtcttaaaaacaagaaaccaagcCAACCTCTTTTGTCAAACACAACAATCAATCTTACTGATATTTTGCAAAGTAGAAGAATGTTTGTCGGGTTTTCTGGTTCAACCGGGTCAAGCATGAGTTACCAGTACGTACTCGGGTGGAGTTTCAGCAAAAGCATGGCGTCTCTCCCGAACATTGACTTCTCAAAACTTCCCAAGATTCCTCACACTAACACTAAAAAGAACTCTCCATCTCCTGTGCTCATTGTTCTGCTTGGTTTAATAGCTTTCATAGTTTTGGGGATTCTTGTTGCAGCTTATTTGTATAGGAGAAACTTGTACTCTGAAGTAAGAGAGGAATGGGAAAAGGAGTATGGTCCACTCAGGTATTCCTACAAATCTCTATACAAAGCGACAAAAGGGTTCAATAGGAATGAATTTCTTGGGAGGGGAGGTTTTGGTGAAGTCTACAAAGGAACTCTATCTCGGAGCAGAGAACTGAGAGAAGTAGCTGTGAAGCGAGTATCACATGATGGTGAGCACGGTATGAAGCAATTTGTTGCTGAGATCGTGAGCATGAGGAGTTTAAAACACCGGAGCTTGGTTCCACTTCTTGGGTATTGCAGGAGAAAACATGAGTTATTATTGGTGTCTGAGTACATGCCAAATGGTAGTCTTGACCATTACTTGTTTGATCATGATAGATCGTCTCTCCCCTGGTGGAGAAGACTTATGATCCTCAAAGACATCGCATCAGCTCTTAGCTACTTGCATACAGAAGCTGATCAAGTTGTTATACACAGAGATATCAAAGCTGCAAATGTTATGTTGGACGCAGAGTTCAATGGAAGGTTGGGAGATTTTGGCATGTCCAGGTTATATGACAGAGGGGCTGATCCAAGCACAACAGCTGCAGTGGGAACTGTTGGTTACATGGCACCTGAGCTTACAACAATGGGAGCTTCCACTGGAACTGATGTGTATGCGtttggtgttttcttgcttgaagTAACATGTGGGAGGAGACCTGTGGAGCCTGGATTGCCTGCTGCAAAGCGTTTTCTGATCAAATGGGTTGGTGAATGCTGGAAAAGGTCTTCTTTGATTGATGCTAGAGATCCAAGGTTGACAGAATTCTCATCCCAGGAAGTCGAGAAGGTTCTGAAACTCGGTTTGCTATGTGCAAACCTTGCTCCAGATTCAAGACCAGCCATGGAACAAGTGGTGCAATACTTAAACGGAAACCTAGCTTTGCCCGAGTTTTGGCCCAATTCTCCAGGGATTGGAGTTCTCACTCCAATGGCACTTTCGCCAGCGCCGCTCGTGATCCCTTCACTATCATTTTCGTCATCCTCCTCCAACAACTCTATGTTTATTACTCACTCAGTTCTGTACGGGAGTGGACGATGA
- the LOC104737683 gene encoding L-type lectin-domain containing receptor kinase I.8-like, whose protein sequence is MLDLRWRGLLFAIALTQRQDFSQNSKHFAALKMDPGLDLIWMVISFLLLIHLSSQQETGFIFNGFRQGDLYVDGVAQILPGGILRLTDTSEQKMGHAFFRQPLVFNSSEPLSFSTHFVCAMVRKPGVTGGNGIAFFLSPSMDLSNADATQYLGLFNTTTNRSPSSHIFAVELDTVQSAEFDDINNNHVGIDVNSLTSVESSPASYVSDKGLNKSINLLSGDSIQVWVDFDGTVLNVSLAPLGIQKPSQSLLSRSMNLSEVIQDRMFVGFSAATGQLANNHYILGWSFSRSKALLQKLDISKLPKVPHPKKKPPLVLILLLILLVIILLALLVGAYLYRRNKYAEVREEWEKEYGPHRYSYRSMYKATKGFHKDGFLGKGGFGEVYKGTLPGDGDIAVKRFSHDGERGMKQFVAEIASMGCLDHRNLVPLLGYCRRKGQFLLVSKYMPNGSLDQFLFHNREPSLPWFKRLRILRGIASALQYLHTEATQVVLHRDIKASNVMLDRDFTGKLGDFGMARFHDHGANPITTGAVGTVGYMAPELTTMGASTKTDVYAFGALILEVACGRRPVEPNVTIEKQILVKWVCDCWRNKALIDARDPKLSGGDFRSQIEMVLKLGLMCMNLVPESRPDMREVVQYLDGQVSLPEFSPDSPGIGMLTPVLVGGNSSPTTEFITHSIQYGVGR, encoded by the exons ATGCTAGATCTCAG ATGGAGAGGATTGTTATTTGCCATAGCATTGACTCAGAGACAAGATTTTTCTCAGAACAGCAAACACTTTGCTGCATTGAAAATGGATCCAGGATTGGATCTGATCTGGATGGtgatctcctttcttcttctgattcaccTGTCAAGTCAACAAGAAACTGGCTTTATCTTCAACGGTTTTCGCCAAGGAGATCTTTATGTTGATGGGGTTGCTCAAATCCTTCCCGGTGGAATTTTGCGGCTGACTGACACTTCAGAGCAGAAAATGGGTCATGCTTTCTTCAGGCAGCCCTTGGTGTTCAATTCATCTGaacctctctctttctcaacgCATTTCGTGTGTGCAATGGTGCGTAAACCAGGAGTTACTGGAGGAAACGGGATCGCTTTCTTTCTATCTCCTTCCATGGATCTTTCAAACGCAGATGCAACTCAGTATTTGGGTCTTTTCAACACCACAACCAACAGATCTCCCTCATCTCATATCTTTGCTGTTGAGCTTGATACTGTTCAAAGTGCAGAGTTCGATGACATCAATAACAATCATGTTGGCATCGATGTTAACAGCTTGACCTCTGTGGAATCTTCTCCAGCATCTTACGTTTCAGACAAAGGTCTGAACAAAAGCATAAACCTACTGAGTGGAGATTCCATCCAGGTCTGGGTGGACTTTGATGGAACTGTACTAAACGTTTCACTGGCGCCACTTGGGATTCAGAAGCCAAGTCAGAGTCTTTTATCAAGATCCATGAATCTTTCAGAAGTTATACAGGATAGAATGTTTGTCGGATTCTCTGCAGCAACAGGACAGTTGGCAAATAACCATTACATACTCGGTTGGAGTTTCAGCAGAAGCAAGGCGTTATTACAAAAGCTAGACATCTCAAAACTTCCCAAAGTTCCTCATCCTAAGAAGAAACCTCCTCTAGtgctgattcttttgttgattcTACTTGTAATCATACTCTTGGCACTTCTAGTAGGAGCTTATCTATACAGGAGAAACAAGTACGCAGAAGTAAGAGAGGAATGGGAGAAAGAGTATGGTCCACACAGATACTCTTACAGATCAATGTACAAAGCAACAAAAGGGTTCCACAAAGATGGTTTCCTCGGTAAAGGAGGGTTCGGAGAAGTCTACAAAGGAACTCTGCCTGGTGATGGAGACATAGCCGTGAAAAGATTCTCCCATGATGGAGAACGTGGGATGAAGCAGTTCGTAGCTGAAATAGCAAGCATGGGTTGTTTGGATCACAGGAACTTAGTTCCACTTTTAGGGTACTGCAGGAGAAAAGGCCAGTTTCTTCTCGTATCCAAGTACATGCCTAACGGAAGTCTTGACCAGTTCTTGTTTCATAACAGAGAACCATCACTTCCTTGGTTCAAAAGGCTTAGGATTCTAAGAGGCATAGCTTCAGCTCTACAGTACTTGCACACAGAAGCTACACAAGTTGTGCTACACAGAGATATCAAAGCATCTAATGTAATGTTAGACAGAGACTTCACTGGAAAGCTAGGAGATTTTGGTATGGCTAGGTTTCATGACCATGGAGCTAATCCAATCACAACAGGAGCTGTGGGAACTGTAGGTTACATGGCACCAGAGCTAACAACAATGGGAGCTTCAACTAAAACAGATGTATACGCTTTTGGTGCATTGATACTCGAAGTAGCTTGTGGGAGAAGACCTGTAGAACCTAATGTGACGATTGAGAAACAGATTCTGGTGAAATGGGTTTGTGATTGCTGGAGAAACAAAGCTTTAATTGATGCTCGAGATCCTAAATTGAGTGGAGGAGACTTTAGGTCTCAAATCGAGATGGTACTGAAGTTAGGGTTGATGTGTATGAATCTTGTACCGGAATCTAGACCTGACATGAGAGAAGTTGTGCAGTACCTTGACGGACAAGTTTCTTTGCCGGAGTTCTCACCGGATTCACCGGGAATAGGGATGCTTACTCCGGTTTTGGTAGGAGGAAACTCTTCTCCAACTACAGAGTTTATTACTCACTCGATCCAATACGGAGTTggacgatga